In Gossypium arboreum isolate Shixiya-1 chromosome 5, ASM2569848v2, whole genome shotgun sequence, a single genomic region encodes these proteins:
- the LOC108487236 gene encoding protein TIFY 10A-like codes for MSSCSESTAMKPARSPEKPSFAQTCNLLSQYLKEKGSFGDLSLGMTCNVEANGTPVVPPPTMNLFPVNDKSDDVCGRNGGNPKNLTSMDLFPQQAGLASKDDSPNKLEPQTSPMTIFYGGQVIVFNDFPANKAKEIMLLASNSSSQSNNSFNPIPFTSSIARSPIESSIGVPPTSKPVHPAQRAVPGDLPIARRASLHRFLEKRKDRITAKAPYQINNSAAAPSLSGDNKSWLGLAAQSP; via the exons ATGTCGTCTTGCTCGGAATCTACGGCTATGAAACCGGCTAGGTCACCGGAGAAGCCAAGTTTTGCCCAAACTTGTAATTTGTTGAGCCAGTACTTGAAGGAGAAAGGTAGCTTTGGGGATCTATCTCTGGGAATGACATGCAACGTTGAAGCTAATG GGACACCAGTGGTGCCGCCTCCGACCATGAATCTGTTCCCTGTCAATGACAAGTCCGATGATGTTTGTGGCCGAAACGGTGGGAATCCTAAGAACTTGACATCCATGGATTTGTTCCCCCAACAAGCTGGTTTGGCTTCTAAAGATGATAGTCCCAACAAGTTGGAGCCTCAGACTTCACCAATGACCATCTTTTATGGTGGACAAGTGATTGTGTTCAATGATTTTCCAGCAAACAAAGCTAAGGAAATCATGCTTTTAGCTAGCAACAGCAGCTCACAAAGCAACAACAGCTTCAACCCCATCCCTTTTACTTCTAGCATAGCCAGAAGTCCAATCGAATCAAGCATTGGAGTTCCTCCTACCTCAAAACCGGTTCACCCTGCTCAGCGAGCTGTCCCTGGCG ATCTGCCAATTGCAAGGAGAGCTTCACTGCATCGGTTCCTAGAGAAGCGAAAGGATAG GATCACTGCAAAAGCGCCATACCAGATAAATAACTCAGCTGCAGCTCCTTCCCTGTCCGGCGATAACAAGTCATGGCTCGGTTTGGCTGCTCAATCACCATAG